Proteins from a genomic interval of Desulfofustis limnaeus:
- a CDS encoding PASTA domain-containing protein yields the protein MAKRSRLRTQGAGRRRLAVMGVLLVLLLGGGAWYLRSWQPDLWGRLWPGAARMEGGGATQREGVRGTIYDRNYRELAVSYERVSVYANTREISNLVEVIEPLANVLQESFGDLSAHFSSGNPRIWLARDISQEQEQAIDDLALPGIYLHREYVRYYPEKESTAHLVGFVERDTGLAGIERFFNSLETKYRLGGPQTEDLQLLADGQPGADGRHLILTVDLKIQALLNDYLAAFSELDPGCKRGALVMEADTGAIIGYAQKPSFDSNRFHTYSEEVFSDVFNEMMAAPEPFKRYLRETSLLVSQSEESQALLPWSIAVEKRKLGVQLQLWEKLGAAGRGTSDFQGSVDDISERVPFTSPFSPAADYETVPVMQTPLQILTSITRTVNGGKKITPHTADRLILRHNQSEYLLETFLQIPAKPLLPAEVSDEARRIFQAMGRSGSLNASILSGVSTSYKMNGGMNSLRRHYLVVALVPVEQPELVLLIAGSDPGYLTESDQSVDPLAGVDPLIAPVVALQRVMKNLADMMRPRDQAGINYRALAGENDTPPSEEPRSPVAAETPAMTMPDLSGMSLRKSIRILQGAGVSITVGGSGRVVSQEPAVGTPLLPDMTVRLTLKQDDVDTP from the coding sequence ATGGCGAAACGGTCCCGTCTACGCACACAGGGCGCTGGGAGACGGCGACTGGCAGTCATGGGGGTGCTGCTGGTGCTCCTGCTTGGAGGTGGGGCCTGGTATCTGCGGAGCTGGCAACCTGATCTTTGGGGACGGTTGTGGCCTGGTGCGGCCCGAATGGAAGGGGGCGGCGCCACCCAGCGGGAAGGTGTCCGCGGTACCATTTACGATCGGAATTACCGGGAGTTGGCCGTTTCCTACGAGCGTGTTTCGGTGTATGCGAATACTCGTGAAATCAGTAATTTGGTTGAGGTGATCGAGCCCCTTGCGAATGTCCTGCAGGAATCGTTTGGCGATCTCTCCGCCCACTTCAGCTCCGGTAACCCCCGTATCTGGCTGGCCCGCGACATCAGCCAGGAACAGGAACAGGCGATAGACGACCTGGCCCTCCCCGGGATCTATCTCCATCGGGAATATGTCCGGTATTACCCGGAGAAAGAGTCCACTGCCCACCTGGTCGGGTTTGTTGAACGGGACACCGGTCTGGCCGGTATCGAACGGTTTTTCAATTCCCTGGAGACCAAATACCGATTGGGCGGACCCCAGACGGAAGATCTACAGCTCCTGGCCGATGGACAGCCGGGCGCCGACGGCCGACACCTGATTTTGACGGTCGATCTCAAGATTCAAGCCCTGCTCAACGACTATCTTGCCGCCTTTTCCGAACTGGACCCAGGCTGCAAACGTGGCGCCCTGGTGATGGAGGCCGACACCGGCGCCATTATCGGTTATGCGCAGAAACCATCGTTTGATTCCAATCGGTTTCACACCTATTCCGAGGAGGTCTTCAGCGATGTTTTCAACGAGATGATGGCCGCTCCGGAACCGTTCAAGCGGTATCTGCGCGAGACTTCCCTACTGGTCAGCCAGTCAGAGGAAAGCCAGGCGTTGCTGCCGTGGAGCATTGCCGTCGAAAAACGCAAGCTGGGAGTTCAACTGCAGCTTTGGGAAAAACTGGGGGCAGCCGGCCGTGGGACCTCCGATTTCCAGGGATCCGTTGACGACATCAGTGAACGGGTGCCCTTTACGTCGCCATTTTCACCGGCTGCGGACTATGAAACGGTGCCGGTGATGCAGACGCCGTTGCAAATACTCACGTCGATCACGCGTACGGTAAACGGTGGCAAAAAGATCACCCCCCACACAGCCGACCGGCTGATTTTGAGGCACAACCAGAGTGAATATCTGCTGGAGACCTTCCTGCAGATCCCTGCCAAGCCTCTTTTGCCTGCCGAGGTGTCGGATGAGGCACGACGGATCTTCCAGGCCATGGGCCGGTCCGGATCATTGAACGCTTCAATCTTGTCCGGGGTCAGCACTTCCTATAAGATGAACGGCGGAATGAACTCTCTGCGCCGCCATTATCTGGTGGTCGCCCTGGTTCCGGTAGAGCAGCCGGAGCTTGTCCTGCTGATAGCCGGGTCCGATCCGGGGTATCTGACCGAGTCTGATCAGAGCGTTGATCCTCTGGCCGGAGTGGACCCGCTCATCGCTCCGGTCGTGGCTTTACAGCGCGTCATGAAAAACCTGGCAGACATGATGCGCCCCAGGGACCAAGCGGGGATCAATTATCGCGCTCTGGCCGGAGAGAACGACACGCCGCCCAGCGAGGAACCGAGATCCCCGGTCGCCGCTGAAACACCGGCAATGACCATGCCGGATCTGAGCGGCATGAGTCTGCGCAAGAGCATCAGGATCCTGCAAGGCGCCGGTGTTTCCATTACCGTTGGCGGGAGCGGCCGGGTCGTATCCCAGGAGCCGGCCGTCGGAACACCGTTGTTACCGGATATGACGGTCCGGCTGACGCTCAAACAAGATGACGTCGATACGCCGTGA
- a CDS encoding UDP-N-acetylmuramoyl-L-alanyl-D-glutamate--2,6-diaminopimelate ligase gives MLLSDLLGGLAHRCCSQKTPEQVLVEGISADSRTVVEHGLFVALSGGTTDGHHYLAAAVQAGAAAVMVDCPQKLPADIAHSGVCVVVVDRCRSVLGELAARFYGRPAAALTLLGVTGTNGKTTVSYLLEHGLRRIGRQVGVIGTVEYRYPTTDGRTIHRPAPFTTPDPLRLHSLFREMADNRVTHVVMEVSSHALRQERLGPVRFALGLFTNLSQDHLDYHASMTDYWEAKWQLFERYLAADGTALIVLPENNGSETSGWAEKMAAGCRELPVRTVTCGRSRQADYHLLQSTSTLAGSTLDFQDNQGAIHRLHSPLVGDYNMDNLLAALTALTVLGVAVDEAGRVLADATGAPGRLQRVELAERGDGQPTVLVDYAHTPDALANVLKTLAAIPHGRLFCLVGCGGDRDRGKRPLMGGIAAQYSDVVVVTDDNPRSEEPAVIRSQVLEGVRHQGMVVHSVEWLATWGKSEKGAVEVAGREAAIKAVVTTARPGDIVLLAGKGHEQYQIIGGGRRFFDDVLAAQQSSLSWDTDTLVEATGGRLLAPAERTGQRFGTVSTDSRSCQPGDIFVALVGEHHDGHEFLEKALQAGAGCLVVSDAGRVTGSGVACVVVPDTLAALGDMAHFRRQAVRRLRQPVVVGLTGSCGKTTVKEMVAAIFTARWPDRADRPAGRVLKTLGNFNNLVGLPLSLLPIDAHHRGAILEMGMNQPGEIARLASIADPDICCITNIHGAHLEGLGTIEGVAAAKGELFALADERAVLAVNLDDARVVRQAQLHPHRTLGFSADPAGRPEAAEVWVETAGVDGEGALSLVLHVGDQRRSVVIHAAGLHNGGNAAAAAAIARAAGIEVDCIVAGLERFRAADKRMQKLKSGTGVNILNDTYNANPASMAAALATLARLPARHRVALLGDMLELGAAAPQLHEEIGRTAATVGIDYLGVVGSFREDIGRGARAGGMKEEQIIMLPEKERAVDWLTELVHSGRLHSGDWLLVKASRGIALDTVVSAFVESSATTKS, from the coding sequence ATGCTTCTTTCTGATCTGCTTGGAGGACTGGCCCACCGATGTTGTTCGCAGAAGACACCGGAGCAGGTCCTGGTCGAAGGGATCTCCGCCGACTCTCGGACAGTGGTTGAGCACGGCCTATTCGTGGCGCTGAGTGGCGGGACCACCGACGGTCACCACTATCTCGCCGCTGCGGTCCAGGCCGGCGCGGCAGCAGTGATGGTGGACTGTCCGCAGAAGCTCCCGGCGGATATTGCTCATTCTGGTGTCTGCGTTGTGGTGGTTGATCGGTGTCGGAGCGTTCTCGGGGAGCTGGCTGCGCGTTTTTACGGCCGGCCAGCGGCTGCCTTGACGCTGCTCGGAGTCACCGGGACCAACGGTAAGACCACCGTTTCCTATCTGCTGGAACACGGACTCCGCCGGATCGGGCGACAGGTCGGGGTCATCGGTACCGTGGAATACCGCTATCCGACCACGGACGGACGGACGATCCACCGACCGGCCCCGTTCACTACCCCCGACCCTCTTCGCCTGCACAGCCTGTTTCGGGAAATGGCGGACAACAGGGTGACCCATGTGGTCATGGAGGTATCCTCCCATGCGTTGCGCCAGGAACGGCTTGGCCCCGTGCGTTTCGCCCTGGGACTCTTCACCAACCTGAGCCAGGATCATCTCGATTATCATGCCAGCATGACCGATTATTGGGAGGCCAAGTGGCAGCTGTTCGAACGGTACTTGGCTGCCGATGGCACGGCTCTCATCGTGCTGCCGGAAAACAACGGCAGTGAGACGTCCGGCTGGGCGGAAAAGATGGCGGCCGGCTGTCGAGAGCTGCCGGTACGAACAGTGACCTGCGGCCGGTCGCGTCAGGCCGATTACCATCTGCTCCAATCGACTTCGACGCTGGCCGGGTCGACCCTGGACTTTCAGGATAATCAAGGGGCTATCCATCGGCTGCATTCGCCTCTGGTCGGTGATTACAATATGGATAACCTGCTGGCGGCGCTGACTGCCCTGACGGTCCTCGGGGTCGCGGTCGATGAGGCTGGCCGGGTCCTGGCCGATGCGACGGGGGCGCCGGGCCGGTTGCAGCGGGTCGAACTGGCCGAGCGTGGCGACGGGCAGCCGACGGTGCTGGTCGATTATGCCCACACCCCCGATGCCCTAGCCAACGTGTTGAAGACGCTGGCGGCGATCCCTCACGGGCGTCTTTTCTGCCTGGTGGGCTGCGGCGGTGATCGCGATCGGGGAAAGCGCCCGTTGATGGGTGGTATTGCCGCTCAATACAGTGACGTGGTGGTGGTTACCGATGACAATCCGCGCAGCGAGGAACCGGCCGTCATCCGATCCCAGGTCCTGGAGGGGGTACGCCACCAGGGGATGGTTGTTCACTCGGTCGAGTGGCTGGCTACCTGGGGGAAATCGGAGAAGGGTGCGGTCGAGGTGGCCGGCCGGGAAGCGGCCATCAAAGCGGTGGTAACGACGGCCCGACCGGGCGATATCGTATTGCTTGCCGGCAAGGGCCATGAGCAATACCAGATCATCGGTGGTGGTCGCCGGTTTTTCGATGACGTTCTGGCGGCCCAGCAGAGCAGCCTTTCGTGGGATACCGATACGCTGGTCGAGGCCACCGGCGGGCGGCTGCTCGCCCCCGCCGAGCGGACCGGGCAACGCTTTGGCACGGTGTCCACCGACAGCCGCTCCTGCCAACCGGGTGACATCTTCGTCGCCCTGGTCGGTGAGCACCATGATGGCCATGAGTTTCTGGAAAAAGCGCTGCAGGCGGGGGCCGGCTGCCTGGTGGTCTCCGATGCCGGGCGGGTCACCGGATCAGGAGTGGCCTGTGTGGTCGTTCCCGACACCCTGGCCGCCCTGGGTGACATGGCCCACTTTCGCCGCCAGGCGGTTCGTCGCCTGCGACAACCGGTGGTGGTCGGTCTGACCGGCAGCTGCGGCAAGACCACGGTCAAGGAGATGGTTGCCGCCATTTTCACCGCTCGCTGGCCGGACCGCGCCGATCGACCGGCCGGCCGAGTTCTGAAGACGCTCGGCAATTTCAACAACCTGGTCGGTCTGCCTTTGTCGCTCCTGCCGATCGATGCCCACCATCGCGGGGCGATCCTGGAAATGGGGATGAACCAGCCGGGTGAGATTGCCCGGCTAGCCTCTATCGCCGACCCGGATATCTGCTGTATTACCAATATTCACGGGGCACATCTGGAAGGGCTGGGGACCATTGAAGGAGTGGCCGCCGCCAAAGGGGAATTGTTTGCCCTGGCCGATGAGCGAGCGGTGCTGGCCGTCAATCTCGACGATGCACGGGTGGTGCGGCAGGCCCAACTCCATCCCCACCGCACCCTCGGTTTTTCCGCCGATCCCGCCGGTCGCCCGGAGGCTGCAGAGGTCTGGGTGGAGACTGCCGGTGTCGACGGTGAGGGGGCCTTGTCCCTGGTGTTGCACGTGGGCGACCAGCGGCGGTCCGTGGTAATCCATGCCGCAGGTCTGCACAACGGCGGCAACGCCGCTGCGGCAGCAGCGATCGCGCGGGCCGCCGGGATCGAGGTGGATTGCATTGTTGCCGGGCTGGAGCGGTTCCGGGCGGCTGACAAACGGATGCAGAAGTTGAAGAGTGGGACCGGCGTGAATATCCTCAACGACACCTATAACGCCAACCCGGCCTCCATGGCGGCGGCATTGGCGACGCTGGCCCGGTTACCGGCGCGCCATCGCGTCGCCCTGCTGGGTGATATGCTCGAGCTGGGAGCTGCCGCTCCCCAGCTCCATGAGGAGATCGGGCGCACGGCTGCAACCGTGGGAATCGACTATCTCGGCGTGGTCGGATCGTTTCGTGAGGACATCGGGCGGGGGGCCCGAGCCGGCGGCATGAAGGAGGAACAGATCATCATGCTGCCAGAAAAAGAAAGAGCTGTTGACTGGTTGACAGAGCTGGTGCATAGTGGGCGTTTACATTCCGGCGACTGGCTCCTGGTCAAGGCGTCCCGGGGTATCGCCCTGGACACCGTGGTCAGCGCCTTTGTCGAGTCATCTGCCACCACTAAATCGTAA
- the mraY gene encoding phospho-N-acetylmuramoyl-pentapeptide-transferase, which yields MLYHLFYPLHTSFIGFNVFRYITFRSIGAAVAAFLIVLVLGPLFIRTMRRLQIGQVVRDDGPASHLSKQGVPTMGGVLILAAIIGSSLLWARLDNIYVWLIMATTLFFGLIGGLDDFRKVTRRNSAGLSARGKLVLQFGGAAAVGLFIFFHPGFDGHLSVPFLKDIRPDLGWFYVIFAMIVIVGASNAVNLTDGLDGLATGPTVVSAAVYLVFSYIAGHIVIAEYLQVPYVAGSGELAVFCGAMVGACLGFLWFNAYPAQVFMGDVGSLSLGGALGTVAIIIKQEVLLAIVGGVFVMEALSVIMQVGYFKITKGKRIFLMAPFHHHFEKKGWHETKVVVRFWIVSIILGFLAIATLKLR from the coding sequence ATGCTCTATCACCTCTTCTACCCCCTGCATACGAGCTTCATCGGCTTCAATGTCTTTCGTTATATCACTTTCCGTTCCATCGGGGCGGCGGTGGCCGCCTTTCTTATCGTGCTGGTGCTCGGTCCCCTGTTCATCCGCACCATGCGTCGCTTGCAGATCGGCCAGGTGGTCCGTGACGACGGTCCGGCCAGCCATCTTTCCAAGCAGGGTGTCCCGACCATGGGCGGGGTGCTGATCCTGGCCGCTATTATCGGCTCGTCGCTGCTCTGGGCCCGCCTCGACAACATCTATGTCTGGCTGATCATGGCGACGACGCTGTTCTTCGGCCTGATCGGCGGGCTCGACGATTTTCGTAAGGTGACCCGGCGCAACAGCGCCGGATTGAGTGCCCGGGGCAAGCTGGTGCTCCAATTCGGCGGAGCGGCGGCGGTCGGCCTCTTCATCTTCTTTCATCCCGGTTTTGATGGTCACTTGAGCGTACCGTTTCTCAAAGATATCCGTCCCGACCTCGGGTGGTTCTACGTGATCTTTGCCATGATCGTCATCGTCGGGGCATCCAACGCCGTCAATCTCACCGACGGCCTCGACGGGCTGGCCACCGGTCCAACGGTCGTCTCCGCGGCCGTGTATCTGGTATTTTCGTACATAGCCGGTCATATTGTCATTGCCGAGTACCTGCAGGTTCCCTATGTGGCCGGCAGTGGAGAACTGGCCGTCTTCTGCGGCGCCATGGTCGGCGCCTGTCTCGGGTTTCTCTGGTTCAACGCCTATCCGGCCCAGGTATTCATGGGCGATGTGGGGTCGCTGTCGCTGGGCGGAGCGCTGGGCACCGTGGCCATTATCATCAAACAGGAGGTCTTGCTGGCCATTGTTGGCGGTGTCTTTGTCATGGAAGCGCTGTCGGTGATCATGCAGGTGGGCTACTTCAAGATCACCAAGGGGAAACGGATCTTTCTGATGGCTCCGTTTCATCATCATTTCGAAAAAAAAGGGTGGCATGAGACCAAAGTGGTGGTCAGATTCTGGATCGTCTCCATCATTCTCGGTTTCCTTGCCATCGCCACGCTGAAGTTGCGCTGA
- the murD gene encoding UDP-N-acetylmuramoyl-L-alanine--D-glutamate ligase, with protein MNGESLIKPGMSAAVVGCGRAGLAMVEFLAHSGAHVLASDTRLLADFAGNEQDLLKRCTVGFEGGGHSVEFLSQAELIVVSPGIDLRHPALTRLRHGGAALVGELAVAAPLLRAPVIAITGTNGKTTVTEVVGALLQEGGRRVFVGGNIGTPVGTCLLEAADVEVIVLEVSSFQLELSGGFIPRVGVLLNITPDHLDRHGSLDHYAAAKMRIFQGGPEQTDIVINGDDPLTATYVPATVAAAARRFGCRQGAAAMVDGEGVVLAADGGRQVFPLGGSSLNTASGRMNSAAALLAVQRFGLDPAAIRRTLATFQVGPHRMQVVAEIGGVRFINDSKGTNTGAVISGLRQVGSRVILIAGGKDKGEDYRLLRDAVKQTVKHLILIGEAAPSLAEALGDLVPWTPAGSMEDAVRQSAALAIFGDTVLLSPACASFDMFANYKQRGDRFAAAVERLAEEP; from the coding sequence ATGAACGGCGAGTCTTTGATAAAACCGGGGATGTCGGCGGCGGTGGTGGGCTGTGGTCGGGCCGGTCTGGCCATGGTCGAGTTCCTGGCGCACAGCGGTGCCCACGTACTCGCCTCGGACACCCGGTTGCTTGCCGACTTCGCCGGAAACGAGCAGGATCTGCTCAAACGCTGCACGGTCGGCTTCGAGGGCGGCGGGCATAGCGTCGAATTTCTCAGCCAGGCCGAGTTGATCGTGGTCAGCCCCGGCATCGACCTGCGCCATCCGGCCCTGACTCGGCTGCGCCACGGCGGAGCCGCCCTGGTCGGCGAACTGGCGGTGGCAGCCCCGCTGCTGCGCGCTCCGGTCATCGCCATTACCGGGACCAACGGCAAGACGACGGTGACCGAGGTGGTCGGGGCGCTGCTCCAGGAGGGTGGCCGCCGGGTGTTCGTCGGCGGCAATATCGGCACGCCGGTGGGAACCTGCCTGCTGGAGGCGGCCGATGTCGAGGTGATCGTCCTCGAGGTCTCCAGTTTCCAATTGGAGCTGAGTGGCGGATTCATCCCCCGGGTCGGTGTGCTGCTCAACATCACCCCCGACCACCTGGATCGGCACGGTTCACTGGACCACTATGCGGCGGCCAAGATGCGGATCTTTCAGGGAGGGCCGGAACAAACCGACATCGTCATCAACGGCGATGACCCGCTGACCGCAACCTATGTGCCGGCAACGGTCGCCGCCGCCGCTCGGCGTTTTGGTTGCCGACAGGGAGCAGCGGCCATGGTCGACGGGGAAGGCGTGGTACTGGCCGCCGATGGCGGCCGGCAGGTTTTTCCGCTGGGCGGCTCCAGTCTCAACACCGCTTCCGGCCGCATGAACAGCGCCGCGGCGCTGCTTGCCGTCCAGCGTTTTGGTCTTGATCCGGCGGCGATCCGGCGAACGCTGGCCACCTTTCAGGTGGGACCGCACCGGATGCAGGTGGTGGCCGAGATCGGCGGCGTCCGGTTCATCAACGATTCGAAAGGGACCAATACCGGAGCGGTGATCAGTGGCCTGCGGCAGGTCGGCAGCCGGGTGATTCTCATTGCCGGCGGCAAGGACAAGGGTGAAGATTATCGGTTGCTGCGAGACGCCGTCAAACAAACGGTGAAGCACCTGATTCTGATCGGCGAGGCGGCGCCGAGCCTGGCCGAGGCTCTCGGCGACCTGGTACCCTGGACGCCTGCCGGGAGCATGGAGGATGCGGTACGGCAAAGCGCGGCCCTGGCGATCTTCGGCGACACCGTGTTGCTGTCGCCGGCCTGTGCCAGCTTCGATATGTTTGCCAATTACAAGCAACGGGGCGATCGGTTTGCCGCCGCGGTCGAGAGGCTGGCGGAGGAACCATGA
- the murG gene encoding undecaprenyldiphospho-muramoylpentapeptide beta-N-acetylglucosaminyltransferase has product MKGLETAQKPPLRLLLTGGGTGGHLFPAVATAESLIAGEPEAAILFIGTRRRLDREHLERTGFAVQTIASYGLKGKRLPELVKALAVLPLSLFQAGWRIVRFRPDVVCGVGGYVTGPVLAAAWLLRRPLLIHEQNSVPGLANRLLGRVVDRICLSLPESETYFPAGKTVLTGNPVRRSILEAARRARPRGGPRTLLILGGSQGARPVNKLVTEALTRNPEDFSGVHIIHQTGTADEHWVAECYRTAGISSTVAPFFTHMADTYSQADLVISRSGATTLAELSVLGLPALLIPYPHAADDHQFRNARWYGDNGGALVFRQEELPAAELARQVLRLLADEPRLRQMSEAMRRLGIADAAERIVAICHEVAKR; this is encoded by the coding sequence ATGAAGGGCCTGGAGACGGCACAAAAACCGCCCTTGCGCCTGCTGCTGACCGGCGGCGGGACCGGAGGGCACCTGTTTCCCGCCGTGGCCACGGCCGAATCGCTGATCGCTGGTGAGCCGGAAGCCGCCATCCTTTTTATCGGTACGCGTCGACGCCTGGATCGGGAGCATCTTGAGAGAACCGGTTTTGCGGTGCAAACCATTGCCAGCTACGGCCTGAAAGGAAAAAGACTACCGGAATTGGTCAAGGCCCTGGCGGTCCTGCCGCTCTCCCTATTCCAGGCCGGTTGGCGAATTGTCCGGTTTCGTCCGGATGTGGTCTGCGGGGTTGGCGGCTATGTGACCGGACCGGTACTTGCCGCCGCCTGGCTGTTGCGCCGGCCGCTCCTGATCCACGAACAGAACTCGGTACCCGGACTGGCGAATCGTCTGCTCGGCCGGGTGGTGGATCGAATCTGCCTGTCGCTGCCGGAGAGCGAGACCTATTTCCCGGCCGGAAAAACCGTGCTGACCGGAAACCCGGTCCGCCGGTCGATCCTCGAGGCGGCGCGGCGAGCGCGGCCGAGGGGTGGACCCCGAACACTGCTGATCCTTGGCGGCAGCCAGGGGGCCCGGCCGGTGAACAAATTGGTAACCGAAGCGCTGACCAGAAATCCCGAGGATTTTTCCGGGGTGCATATCATTCATCAAACCGGTACGGCCGACGAGCACTGGGTGGCGGAGTGTTACCGGACCGCCGGAATATCCTCAACCGTGGCGCCGTTCTTCACTCACATGGCGGACACCTATTCCCAGGCCGACCTGGTGATTTCCCGATCCGGGGCGACAACCCTGGCCGAGTTGTCGGTGCTCGGATTGCCGGCATTGTTGATACCGTATCCCCATGCGGCGGATGATCATCAGTTCCGCAACGCCCGATGGTATGGTGACAATGGCGGGGCCCTGGTCTTTCGGCAGGAGGAGTTGCCGGCCGCGGAACTGGCCCGGCAGGTGTTGCGCCTGCTGGCCGACGAACCGCGCCTGCGGCAGATGTCGGAGGCCATGCGGCGTCTCGGAATCGCCGATGCCGCCGAACGAATCGTTGCCATCTGCCACGAAGTGGCGAAGCGATAG
- the murC gene encoding UDP-N-acetylmuramate--L-alanine ligase gives MYHKTKRIHFVGIGGIGMSGIAELLANLGYRVSGSDLSRSRITDRLAELGCTIRIGHNREWSAGADVVVTSSAIGATNPEVEAAREAGIPVIMRAEMLAELMRLQKYGIAVAGSHGKTSTTSMVSWILANAGLDPTIVVGGKVDCLGGNAKLGKGDFLVAEADESDGSFLKLSPVLEVITTIDFEHPDYYRDLDHVKASFLQFIDKVPFYGAAIVCLDDPNIADILPDIGKRTITYGLTRQSDLYAEDILFADGRVHFTVKRGSDDVGRMDVAPPGRHNVYNALAALCVGFELGIPFATMAEALHRFAGVQRRMQRKGEAAGIVVVDDYGHHPTEIRATLAAIKEAWPEKRLVVLFQPHRYSRTHGLFKEFLTCFHLADELVMTDIYAASEAPIEGVTGEGLLEEIRRHGQRHTRYIADVNDVAGAIRNDLRPGYLVLTLGAGNIVKAGEDLLALLEGPEGS, from the coding sequence ATGTATCATAAAACCAAACGGATTCATTTTGTCGGCATCGGCGGTATCGGCATGAGCGGGATCGCCGAACTGCTGGCCAATCTTGGTTACCGGGTGTCCGGTTCCGATCTGTCCCGCTCCCGGATTACCGATCGGCTTGCCGAGTTGGGCTGCACCATTCGCATCGGGCATAACCGCGAGTGGTCGGCCGGTGCCGACGTGGTCGTCACCTCCTCGGCGATCGGTGCCACCAACCCCGAGGTGGAGGCGGCTCGAGAGGCAGGAATCCCGGTGATCATGCGGGCCGAGATGCTGGCCGAACTGATGCGCCTGCAGAAGTATGGCATCGCGGTGGCCGGCAGTCACGGCAAGACCTCGACCACCTCCATGGTCAGCTGGATCCTCGCCAATGCCGGCCTCGACCCGACCATCGTCGTCGGCGGCAAGGTCGATTGTCTCGGCGGCAATGCCAAGCTGGGCAAGGGTGATTTCCTGGTGGCTGAGGCCGACGAGAGTGACGGCTCGTTTCTGAAACTTTCGCCGGTCCTGGAGGTCATCACCACCATCGATTTCGAGCATCCCGACTACTATCGTGACCTTGACCATGTGAAGGCCTCCTTTCTGCAGTTCATCGACAAGGTTCCGTTCTACGGAGCCGCCATCGTCTGTCTCGATGACCCGAACATTGCCGACATCCTGCCGGACATCGGTAAACGGACGATCACCTACGGCCTGACCAGGCAGTCGGATCTTTATGCCGAGGACATCCTCTTCGCCGATGGTCGTGTCCATTTCACCGTCAAGCGCGGTTCCGATGACGTGGGCCGCATGGACGTGGCACCGCCGGGCCGACACAACGTCTATAACGCCCTGGCGGCCCTCTGTGTCGGCTTTGAACTGGGTATCCCTTTCGCCACCATGGCCGAGGCTTTGCATCGTTTTGCCGGGGTGCAACGACGCATGCAACGCAAGGGCGAGGCGGCCGGGATCGTCGTGGTCGATGATTACGGTCATCATCCCACCGAGATTCGCGCTACCCTGGCTGCCATCAAGGAGGCCTGGCCGGAGAAGCGTCTCGTCGTGCTCTTTCAACCCCATCGCTACAGTCGGACGCACGGCCTGTTCAAGGAGTTCCTTACCTGTTTTCACCTGGCCGACGAACTGGTCATGACCGACATCTATGCGGCCAGTGAGGCGCCCATCGAAGGCGTTACCGGGGAAGGTTTGCTGGAAGAGATTCGCCGTCACGGCCAGCGACATACCCGCTATATCGCCGATGTCAACGATGTCGCCGGCGCGATCCGCAACGATCTGCGCCCGGGATATCTGGTCTTGACCCTGGGGGCCGGGAACATCGTCAAGGCCGGTGAGGATTTGTTGGCCCTGCTGGAGGGTCCGGAGGGGTCGTGA
- the murB gene encoding UDP-N-acetylmuramate dehydrogenase, which yields MKGLSSSQKAALTGVVGSGSIRWNEPLSSWTTYRVGGPADALVTLLAVQELPRLLTVCCQQGIRWRALGRGSNILAADDGFRGVIIVLDGEFKYIVRQRQEGSRVLVKTGAAVSLPHLSGWCGDEGYGGLEFAVGIPGSVAGAVMMNAGAWGGEISQVVVAVELVGPDGVHLEQAGDLRFGYRCCHALRGQRQQRVISAVQFLLNDAEPEIVKKKMRDFRERRNSSQPVGQASGGCVFKNPPGLSAGRLIDEAGLKGLRIGDAMVSDVHANFLVNCGRARALEIAQLIEVVRARVMAATGVLLETELELLAAEGGP from the coding sequence GTGAAGGGTTTGAGTTCCTCCCAGAAGGCAGCGTTGACCGGGGTCGTCGGCAGTGGTTCGATCCGTTGGAACGAACCGCTGTCATCCTGGACCACCTATCGTGTCGGTGGGCCGGCCGATGCCCTGGTCACGCTGCTTGCTGTTCAGGAACTGCCGAGATTGTTGACTGTCTGTTGCCAGCAGGGAATCCGCTGGCGAGCCCTGGGAAGAGGGTCAAATATTCTTGCCGCCGATGACGGTTTTCGCGGGGTCATTATTGTGCTCGACGGCGAGTTCAAGTACATTGTCAGGCAACGGCAGGAAGGGAGCCGGGTGCTGGTCAAGACCGGTGCCGCCGTCAGTCTGCCGCACCTGTCCGGCTGGTGTGGTGATGAAGGGTACGGCGGGCTGGAATTCGCCGTCGGTATCCCCGGCAGCGTGGCCGGAGCGGTGATGATGAATGCCGGGGCGTGGGGCGGGGAGATATCGCAGGTGGTTGTCGCCGTTGAACTGGTTGGCCCGGATGGGGTGCATCTGGAACAGGCCGGCGACTTGCGGTTTGGTTATCGCTGCTGCCATGCTCTGCGGGGGCAGAGACAGCAACGGGTGATCAGTGCCGTGCAGTTCCTGCTCAACGATGCGGAGCCGGAAATAGTCAAGAAGAAGATGCGGGATTTTCGTGAGCGGAGAAACAGCAGCCAGCCGGTTGGTCAGGCGAGCGGCGGTTGTGTATTCAAAAATCCGCCCGGCCTGAGTGCCGGGCGCCTCATTGACGAGGCCGGTTTAAAGGGGCTGCGGATCGGCGACGCCATGGTGTCGGACGTTCACGCCAATTTCCTGGTCAATTGCGGGCGAGCCCGCGCGCTCGAGATAGCGCAGCTGATTGAGGTGGTCCGTGCGCGGGTAATGGCTGCCACTGGCGTCCTGCTGGAGACTGAGTTGGAACTGTTGGCGGCGGAGGGCGGCCCATGA